One genomic segment of Paenibacillus durus includes these proteins:
- a CDS encoding S-layer homology domain-containing protein — protein sequence MKKFWRGLLTGMLGIGMVFGSLSAASAAPTPKDIQGHWAQSKVQDWLDKGYLTGYPDGTFKPNKAITRAEYVALINRLFSFKDTATVTFTDVKASNWAYSEVAKAVKAGYIRGYENNTFRPGNPITRQEAAVIAANVLRLSNDTTSTTFKDAAQISVWARGAVAAIANLKIINGYPNGTFAPKKSLTRAEAVNIVGNSAAHYSGEPSATPTPTPTPSATPAPTPSAGTGGGGGGGGTVVYPTVSGATYSHVGAVTADVYLTSNVTGSVYYVVAPGAAALPTVNDVYLGSAGSGVTVANSGFKAATAGSTVSFSVYGLTADTNYSAFIILVDQYGNKSLSAARVDFKTAASTTVTGVTYAAPGASTTVTSVVYVTYGAAGDPAGQIRYVVVPSDPSIATGAAAPSAVQVWNGQNAAGAAVGSDWSGTLSSVTAGTQTPITISGLASGKEYKVYLVAGNSSGSYSPVEVVTVQTK from the coding sequence ATGAAAAAGTTTTGGCGCGGTCTTCTGACCGGTATGCTTGGAATCGGGATGGTGTTCGGCTCGCTTAGCGCTGCATCCGCCGCTCCCACGCCTAAGGACATTCAAGGTCACTGGGCGCAAAGCAAAGTGCAGGACTGGTTGGACAAAGGATATTTGACGGGCTACCCGGACGGCACCTTTAAACCGAACAAAGCGATTACACGAGCGGAATATGTGGCTCTGATCAATCGTCTGTTCAGCTTTAAAGATACGGCAACGGTTACTTTTACCGATGTCAAGGCCTCGAACTGGGCTTACAGCGAGGTGGCGAAGGCGGTTAAGGCCGGCTATATCCGTGGCTACGAGAATAACACCTTCCGTCCGGGCAATCCGATTACACGCCAGGAGGCTGCGGTTATTGCCGCAAATGTGCTGCGTCTGAGCAACGATACGACGTCGACGACGTTCAAGGATGCGGCCCAAATCTCGGTTTGGGCCCGTGGAGCGGTCGCAGCAATAGCCAATCTGAAGATTATTAACGGCTATCCGAATGGTACGTTCGCTCCGAAGAAATCGCTTACTCGCGCGGAGGCGGTAAACATCGTGGGGAATTCGGCCGCCCACTATTCCGGTGAGCCGAGCGCGACACCAACGCCTACACCGACTCCGTCGGCAACGCCTGCTCCAACACCTTCTGCCGGTACTGGCGGCGGTGGCGGTGGCGGAGGCACAGTCGTGTATCCGACGGTTAGCGGAGCAACCTACAGCCATGTAGGTGCGGTAACAGCTGATGTCTACTTGACATCCAACGTCACCGGTTCGGTATACTATGTGGTCGCACCCGGTGCGGCGGCACTGCCAACCGTTAATGACGTGTACCTCGGTTCGGCGGGAAGCGGCGTTACAGTCGCCAACAGTGGTTTCAAAGCCGCGACCGCCGGCAGTACGGTATCCTTCTCCGTCTATGGACTGACTGCCGATACGAATTATTCCGCATTTATCATTCTTGTTGATCAATACGGCAATAAGTCATTGAGCGCGGCAAGAGTGGACTTCAAAACGGCGGCCAGCACCACCGTAACGGGAGTCACCTACGCCGCCCCGGGAGCGTCGACTACCGTTACATCGGTGGTATACGTGACCTATGGAGCGGCTGGTGACCCCGCAGGCCAAATCCGTTATGTGGTGGTTCCGTCCGACCCGTCGATTGCCACAGGAGCCGCAGCTCCTAGCGCCGTACAGGTATGGAACGGGCAAAACGCCGCGGGTGCGGCAGTGGGCAGCGACTGGAGCGGAACGCTTTCATCTGTTACTGCCGGAACCCAAACTCCAATTACAATTTCCGGCCTTGCCAGCGGTAAGGAATACAAGGTTTATCTTGTAGCGGGCAACAGCAGCGGAAGTTATTCGCCGGTGGAAGTCGTCACCGTGCAGACCAAGTAA
- a CDS encoding cold shock domain-containing protein, translated as MEGKVKWFNAEKGYGFIETAEGGDVFVHFSAIQTEGFKTLEEGQSVEFDIVEGARGPQAANVIKL; from the coding sequence ATGGAAGGTAAAGTAAAATGGTTTAACGCAGAAAAAGGTTACGGTTTCATCGAGACTGCAGAAGGTGGCGACGTATTCGTTCACTTCTCCGCGATCCAAACTGAAGGTTTCAAAACGCTGGAAGAAGGACAATCCGTTGAGTTTGACATCGTGGAAGGCGCACGCGGACCACAAGCAGCTAACGTAATCAAATTATAA
- a CDS encoding DegT/DnrJ/EryC1/StrS family aminotransferase, whose amino-acid sequence MIERPRIFLSSPHMSGLEQQYIAEAFETNWVAPLGKNVDSFETELAEYVGSAGAVALSSGTAAIHLALVLLGVGSGDIVFCSSLTFVASANPILYQGALPVLIDSEPESWNMSPEALERALREYSSKGNKPKAIIVVNLYGQSADYARLNQICDEYEVPIIEDAAESLGAVCNGKMSGRFGKLGVFSFNGNKIITTSGGGMLVSDNLALLEKARFYATQARDHARHYQHSEMGYNYRLSNILAGIGRGQLQVLEERISRKREIFENYRKALFPISGVRIMPEAAYGRSTRWLTAMTLEPGSVAASVTDIIVHLEGFNVESRPVWKPLHLQPLFKDVKYYSHQQDLDVSRHLFENGICLPSDTNMKEKDQKFIIDQLAQLLQGI is encoded by the coding sequence ATGATAGAGAGACCTAGAATTTTCCTGTCTTCACCGCATATGAGCGGCTTGGAGCAGCAGTATATTGCCGAAGCGTTTGAGACCAATTGGGTGGCTCCTCTTGGGAAAAATGTCGACAGCTTTGAGACGGAATTGGCGGAATATGTAGGAAGCGCGGGGGCGGTAGCCCTTAGCTCCGGCACAGCCGCTATTCATCTTGCGTTGGTGCTGCTTGGCGTGGGAAGCGGGGATATCGTATTCTGTTCCTCTCTTACGTTTGTAGCCAGCGCTAATCCGATATTATATCAAGGTGCCCTCCCGGTATTGATTGATTCGGAGCCGGAGAGCTGGAATATGTCACCTGAAGCGCTAGAACGCGCTTTGCGGGAATACTCATCCAAAGGCAACAAGCCCAAAGCCATCATTGTTGTCAATTTATATGGTCAAAGCGCCGACTATGCCCGTCTCAATCAAATTTGCGACGAATACGAAGTTCCGATTATTGAAGATGCGGCAGAGTCGCTTGGGGCCGTATGCAATGGTAAAATGAGCGGAAGGTTCGGCAAATTGGGCGTATTTTCGTTTAACGGCAACAAGATTATTACGACCTCCGGCGGGGGCATGCTTGTTTCAGACAACCTGGCTTTGTTGGAAAAGGCCCGGTTTTATGCCACACAAGCCCGGGATCATGCAAGGCATTACCAACATAGCGAGATGGGCTATAACTATCGACTAAGCAATATTTTGGCGGGCATCGGGCGGGGCCAGCTTCAGGTATTAGAGGAGCGTATTTCCCGGAAAAGAGAGATTTTTGAGAATTACCGCAAAGCGCTCTTCCCAATAAGCGGCGTTCGGATTATGCCTGAGGCTGCTTATGGCCGTTCCACGCGCTGGTTGACGGCGATGACTTTGGAGCCGGGCTCGGTCGCCGCCTCCGTTACTGATATTATCGTGCATCTGGAGGGTTTCAATGTCGAATCACGCCCAGTATGGAAGCCGCTGCATTTGCAGCCGTTATTTAAAGATGTTAAGTATTATAGCCATCAGCAGGATCTGGATGTGAGCCGCCATCTATTTGAAAATGGCATTTGTCTTCCTTCGGATACAAATATGAAGGAGAAAGACCAAAAGTTTATCATTGACCAATTAGCCCAATTGCTGCAGGGGATTTAA
- the neuC gene encoding UDP-N-acetylglucosamine 2-epimerase, with protein sequence MGRSDVKKVLVVTGTRADYGIYYPILQSIEEDADLDLHLLVTGMHLSPQFGYTIQHIRQDGFRISAQVDCLIQGSTHGNMAKSIGLAILGMTQALEMIEPDCMLILGDRGEMLAAAIAASHMNILLFHLHGGEVSGTIDESVRHAISKLSHVHLTATEASRERLIKMGEDPWRVHVVGAPRIETMMNTRLPELTQVKQKYDLHMSNDYILFIYHPVTTEAANLAILKEMVQILLDSGKDLLCVMPNADAGADAIKEVYNHFARHPHLFRVTNLQHLDYLTMLRNAAVLAGNSSSGIIEAASFHVPVINIGNRQGRRERSGNVIDISEDAAELAPALHNALSESFRKSVAEMDNVYGKANTSSSIVSRLKEISKTDEWIQKTISY encoded by the coding sequence ATGGGAAGATCTGATGTGAAAAAAGTGCTCGTTGTCACAGGGACACGGGCCGATTACGGAATTTATTACCCAATCCTGCAATCTATAGAAGAGGATGCGGATCTGGATCTCCATCTGCTGGTGACGGGAATGCATCTGTCGCCTCAATTCGGCTATACCATACAGCACATCCGTCAGGATGGCTTTAGAATCTCCGCTCAAGTGGACTGCCTTATTCAAGGTTCGACGCATGGCAATATGGCCAAGTCCATAGGCCTTGCGATTCTCGGCATGACCCAGGCTCTAGAAATGATCGAGCCGGATTGTATGCTGATTCTCGGAGACCGTGGCGAAATGCTGGCCGCCGCCATCGCTGCTTCGCATATGAATATTTTGCTGTTTCATCTTCATGGGGGAGAGGTGTCGGGCACGATTGACGAGTCTGTGCGCCATGCCATCAGTAAATTATCCCATGTTCATTTGACCGCTACGGAGGCAAGCCGGGAACGTTTGATCAAAATGGGCGAGGATCCTTGGAGGGTCCATGTGGTCGGTGCGCCGAGAATCGAAACGATGATGAACACCCGCTTGCCCGAGCTTACGCAGGTCAAACAAAAATACGATCTACATATGTCCAATGATTATATCCTGTTCATCTATCATCCAGTAACTACGGAGGCGGCAAATCTGGCAATCTTGAAGGAGATGGTGCAGATTCTCCTCGATAGCGGAAAAGATCTGCTGTGCGTAATGCCGAACGCGGATGCGGGCGCCGATGCGATCAAAGAAGTCTATAATCATTTTGCACGGCACCCTCATTTGTTCCGGGTAACGAACCTGCAGCATCTTGATTATCTGACGATGCTTCGGAATGCAGCTGTTCTGGCCGGGAATTCCTCTTCCGGCATCATAGAAGCAGCCTCGTTTCATGTGCCGGTTATCAATATTGGGAACCGCCAGGGCAGAAGAGAGCGCTCCGGGAACGTGATTGATATTTCCGAAGATGCCGCCGAGCTTGCTCCCGCGCTTCACAATGCGCTATCGGAAAGCTTCCGGAAATCGGTGGCGGAGATGGATAATGTATACGGGAAGGCCAATACGAGCAGCAGTATTGTGAGCAGATTAAAAGAGATTTCCAAGACGGACGAATGGATTCAGAAAACAATTTCCTACTAA
- the neuB gene encoding N-acetylneuraminate synthase has product MSVRDIFTDGQAPIYIIAEIGVNHNGDMDLALKSVDEAARSGACAVKFQTFRSEKLVSKHAPKAQYQIQNTMSSNSQLEMLKQLELSFENFINLQKYCAGKGIDFLSTPFDEESADFLHSISIDAFKIGSGDMNNIPFLKQINRYGLPVMLSTGMADLDEIRAPLAALENCEVALLHCTSDYPAPLQDVNLAAMETLKRTYDRITGYSDHTDGIEIAIAAAALGAKIIEKHFTLDRSLQGPDHAASLEPDQFSAMVKAIRNVEMAKGDGIKRCMPSEEATRAVARKSLIIAGNLPAGHVLTGADLAVKRPGTGIEPGFYEKLIGRQLMRDMERDELIRWEDLM; this is encoded by the coding sequence TTGTCGGTTAGGGATATTTTTACAGATGGACAGGCCCCTATCTATATTATTGCGGAAATCGGAGTTAACCATAACGGGGATATGGACTTGGCCTTAAAGTCAGTTGACGAGGCAGCTCGCAGCGGAGCATGCGCGGTGAAATTCCAGACCTTTCGCAGTGAAAAACTCGTGTCCAAACATGCCCCAAAGGCGCAGTATCAAATACAAAATACAATGTCTTCGAACAGCCAATTGGAGATGCTCAAACAGCTGGAACTTAGCTTTGAAAATTTTATAAACTTGCAGAAATATTGCGCGGGAAAAGGCATTGATTTTCTTTCTACTCCTTTTGATGAAGAAAGTGCCGATTTTTTGCATTCCATCTCTATCGATGCATTCAAGATCGGATCGGGGGACATGAACAATATTCCCTTTCTGAAACAGATCAATCGTTATGGTCTGCCGGTTATGCTGTCAACAGGTATGGCGGATCTCGATGAAATCCGCGCTCCTCTGGCTGCATTAGAGAACTGCGAAGTGGCTCTGCTTCATTGTACTTCCGACTATCCGGCACCGCTTCAGGATGTGAATTTAGCGGCAATGGAAACGTTGAAGCGGACGTATGACCGGATAACCGGATATTCCGACCATACCGACGGTATTGAAATTGCGATTGCAGCCGCTGCACTCGGGGCCAAAATTATCGAGAAACATTTTACGTTGGACCGTTCTCTGCAGGGGCCTGATCATGCGGCATCACTGGAGCCGGATCAGTTCTCGGCGATGGTAAAGGCAATCCGTAATGTGGAGATGGCGAAGGGTGACGGAATCAAGAGATGTATGCCTTCAGAGGAGGCTACACGGGCCGTAGCCAGAAAGAGTCTGATTATTGCCGGAAATCTGCCGGCAGGGCATGTACTAACTGGGGCGGATTTAGCCGTTAAACGGCCCGGAACCGGAATTGAGCCTGGATTCTACGAGAAGTTAATTGGCAGACAACTGATGCGGGATATGGAAAGGGACGAATTGATACGATGGGAAGATCTGATGTGA
- a CDS encoding acylneuraminate cytidylyltransferase family protein: protein MNICADCLAVIPARKGSKGIRNKNMRLLAGKPLIEYSINAALQSPYVSEVTVSTDSLEIAEFSRGAGASAPFIRPAELATDKARSIDVLRHAITFYEQELGRHFKYILLLQPTSPLRSASDINTAFEIFLNQKADSLQSVSEAPAHPYLLRKMREGRLVSFQEGQEAHLRRQEMEQLYALNGAIYILTRDLLINGNKMVGDCNAGYIMPRDRSVDIDEEFDLKLAEFILGQNG from the coding sequence ATGAATATATGCGCTGATTGTCTGGCAGTCATCCCAGCCCGGAAGGGCTCAAAGGGGATTCGCAATAAAAATATGCGTTTGTTGGCGGGTAAACCCTTGATTGAGTACAGCATTAACGCCGCTTTGCAAAGCCCTTATGTGTCGGAGGTAACGGTCAGCACGGACAGCTTGGAAATAGCCGAGTTCTCCCGGGGAGCAGGGGCATCGGCGCCTTTTATCCGTCCGGCAGAGCTGGCTACGGATAAAGCCAGAAGCATTGATGTCCTTCGTCACGCGATAACCTTCTACGAACAGGAACTTGGGCGGCATTTCAAGTATATTCTTCTTCTTCAACCAACTTCGCCGCTTCGGAGTGCGAGTGATATTAATACTGCGTTTGAGATTTTTTTGAACCAGAAGGCGGATTCCTTGCAGAGTGTTTCGGAGGCTCCTGCCCATCCTTATTTGCTGCGAAAGATGCGGGAGGGAAGGCTGGTATCTTTTCAAGAGGGACAGGAGGCTCACCTCAGAAGGCAGGAAATGGAGCAATTATACGCACTTAACGGGGCTATCTATATTTTAACCAGAGACTTGCTTATTAACGGGAATAAAATGGTGGGTGACTGCAATGCCGGTTACATCATGCCAAGGGACCGTTCCGTTGATATCGACGAAGAATTTGATTTGAAGCTTGCGGAGTTCATATTAGGCCAAAATGGGTAG
- a CDS encoding UDP-N-acetylglucosamine 4,6-dehydratase family protein: MYTDKVVLVTGGTGSIGSEIVRKILGSNPKALRIYSRDESKQFEMQQELKEYSNVRYLIGDIRDQKRLNYAMEGVDYIFHAAALKHVPSCEYNPMEAVKTNVVGVQNVIEAAIEHNVKKMVAISTDKVVNPTNTMGATKLLSERLISAANYYKGSRGTIFSCVRFGNVMGSRGSVIPLFRDQIAKGVPVTITHAKMTRFMMSIPQAAQLVLDAAEHSQGGEVFVLKMPILKITDLAQSLIESYNEATGTSTSSEIIETGIRPGEKLYEELMTLEESERAFENDKMYIIPSFFNPKEQYYPGFSPAKHQEYSSFTAPRLNLSEIASLINDYSLGFKRRGI, encoded by the coding sequence ATGTATACTGACAAGGTTGTTCTTGTTACAGGCGGGACCGGATCTATAGGAAGCGAAATTGTCCGCAAAATTTTGGGCTCCAACCCGAAGGCGCTCCGGATTTACAGCAGGGATGAAAGCAAACAGTTTGAAATGCAGCAGGAGCTGAAAGAGTACTCCAACGTCCGTTATCTCATAGGCGATATCCGTGACCAAAAGCGGCTGAATTATGCAATGGAAGGCGTAGACTATATTTTTCATGCGGCTGCGCTTAAGCACGTGCCTTCCTGTGAATATAACCCGATGGAGGCTGTCAAGACCAACGTCGTCGGTGTCCAGAATGTAATCGAGGCGGCTATTGAGCATAATGTTAAAAAAATGGTTGCCATCAGTACGGACAAGGTGGTTAACCCGACCAATACGATGGGAGCAACCAAGCTGCTGTCGGAACGTCTAATATCGGCAGCCAACTATTATAAAGGCAGCAGAGGGACGATTTTTTCCTGTGTACGGTTTGGGAATGTTATGGGTTCCAGAGGTTCTGTTATTCCTTTGTTCCGTGATCAGATTGCCAAGGGAGTGCCCGTTACCATAACGCATGCAAAAATGACCCGGTTCATGATGTCTATCCCGCAGGCTGCCCAACTGGTGCTGGATGCTGCGGAACATTCACAGGGCGGAGAAGTGTTTGTGCTTAAAATGCCAATCCTGAAGATAACCGATCTGGCCCAGTCTCTTATTGAATCTTACAATGAGGCGACGGGAACCAGCACAAGCAGTGAAATTATAGAAACGGGCATACGGCCGGGAGAGAAGCTGTATGAGGAACTGATGACGCTGGAAGAGTCGGAAAGAGCGTTTGAAAATGACAAAATGTATATCATTCCGTCTTTTTTTAATCCGAAAGAACAATATTATCCTGGATTTTCACCTGCTAAGCATCAGGAATATTCCTCCTTCACGGCACCTCGGTTGAATCTGTCGGAGATCGCTTCATTAATTAATGATTACAGCCTTGGGTTTAAGAGGAGAGGCATATGA
- a CDS encoding motility associated factor glycosyltransferase family protein, whose product MDLYQSNVKFLTKNYPALLQILENTEEETRDEVVLTRNNEPNLVVTSDGNSYFLHSRYSAKEESKKWIHTLKEKIESSKHILIFGIGLGFFLEELLATTKAKYIFIYEPSSKIFKTWLKVKDIRPALSNPRIKLFAVGDDEYLPLQIANEIAGFVSGSFCKVTPPIYEKLYPKIITQLDLELKDMIIQQISNMQTRKEYQETWLNNILGNISHMSISPSIVELKDLWKDDKVKAIVVGSGPSLKKDIHYLSQLKDKCLIIAAGSSIQAMEHFGVYPHFIVSMDGSLSNYEVFKNIDTSKVPLILLPPVHYKITDHFKGPMFCAKFDNDLITNHIFDQDNRIPGFISTSTVTGTAIQLAAYMGITQILLMGQDLSYTDDEFYAPGVNHMSDNSKEAHISSANEWVDNVEGGKNRTKGSMQVLLKDIQVLVKIMTLKGVEIINTSKKGAVIEGTDWVSMDELVPELLQQPSRSLEISSRISALSLEAQLENLGRSTMSLSKVLQQISKVDIKIKKLLKLMTKLENAISARNLKQVDHVLNEINSLWQWTTNQDIFKVFYNYSLGHYINIYMRYVPEIAETQDSYKKGRLIITHLGKLIEQIHSFNPEMTTLIQAAIEKNEKVTHQIALK is encoded by the coding sequence ATGGATCTTTATCAGTCCAATGTGAAGTTTTTAACTAAAAATTATCCAGCCTTACTTCAGATTCTAGAGAATACTGAAGAAGAGACGCGAGATGAAGTTGTTCTCACGCGTAACAATGAACCCAATCTTGTAGTAACATCGGATGGGAATTCATACTTCCTGCATAGCAGGTACAGCGCAAAGGAAGAATCCAAGAAATGGATTCATACATTAAAAGAGAAAATTGAAAGCAGCAAGCATATACTAATTTTCGGAATCGGACTTGGTTTTTTTCTCGAGGAATTGCTGGCAACAACTAAGGCAAAGTATATATTCATTTATGAACCAAGCTCTAAAATTTTCAAAACTTGGTTAAAGGTTAAAGATATTCGGCCTGCGTTGTCAAATCCAAGAATTAAATTATTTGCCGTCGGTGATGATGAATACCTTCCTCTACAGATTGCCAATGAAATAGCAGGATTTGTATCGGGATCCTTTTGCAAAGTTACACCGCCCATTTATGAAAAATTATATCCGAAAATCATAACACAGCTAGACTTGGAGTTAAAGGATATGATTATTCAACAAATCTCAAACATGCAGACCAGAAAAGAATATCAGGAGACTTGGTTAAATAATATTCTGGGAAATATCTCGCATATGTCTATATCCCCATCCATTGTCGAGTTGAAAGATCTTTGGAAGGATGATAAGGTCAAGGCTATAGTGGTAGGTTCTGGTCCCTCGTTGAAAAAAGATATTCATTATTTATCGCAATTGAAGGACAAATGTTTAATTATTGCGGCGGGGTCCAGTATCCAAGCTATGGAGCATTTTGGAGTGTATCCTCATTTTATAGTTTCGATGGATGGAAGTCTTTCCAACTACGAAGTGTTCAAAAATATTGATACATCGAAAGTGCCATTGATATTGCTTCCGCCTGTTCATTATAAGATAACAGATCATTTCAAGGGCCCAATGTTTTGTGCCAAATTCGATAATGATTTAATTACAAATCATATTTTTGATCAGGATAATAGAATCCCCGGTTTTATATCAACATCAACTGTAACGGGAACAGCAATACAATTGGCAGCATATATGGGGATAACGCAAATTTTGCTTATGGGACAGGATTTATCTTACACTGATGATGAATTTTATGCCCCAGGTGTTAATCATATGTCGGATAATTCCAAAGAAGCGCATATTTCCAGTGCTAATGAATGGGTTGACAATGTTGAAGGCGGCAAAAATCGTACCAAGGGAAGTATGCAGGTTTTATTAAAAGATATTCAAGTATTAGTGAAAATAATGACACTCAAAGGTGTGGAAATCATAAACACTTCGAAAAAGGGCGCCGTGATTGAAGGAACGGATTGGGTCTCCATGGATGAGCTGGTTCCTGAATTATTGCAGCAGCCCTCCAGATCATTAGAGATTTCCTCTAGAATTTCTGCGCTATCTTTAGAAGCTCAGCTTGAAAATTTAGGCCGTTCCACAATGAGCCTTTCTAAAGTGTTACAGCAAATTTCCAAAGTAGATATAAAAATAAAGAAATTGCTAAAGCTCATGACTAAACTGGAAAATGCAATATCTGCTCGTAATCTTAAACAGGTTGATCATGTTTTAAATGAGATTAATTCACTGTGGCAATGGACGACAAATCAAGATATATTTAAAGTCTTTTATAATTATTCTTTAGGACACTATATTAATATATATATGAGATACGTACCTGAAATTGCTGAAACGCAGGATTCATATAAAAAGGGACGACTGATTATAACGCATCTAGGCAAATTAATTGAACAGATTCATAGCTTTAATCCAGAAATGACTACTTTAATACAAGCTGCAATAGAGAAAAATGAAAAAGTAACCCATCAAATAGCACTCAAATAA
- a CDS encoding flagellin N-terminal helical domain-containing protein, with product MGMFINTNVGAINANRNLSFNNTQMGKTMEKLSSGYRINRAADDAAGLAISEKMIYQINGLNQAQRNAQDGISLLQTAEGDLTEVHSMLQRMNTLANQAANGTYQDEDRANLQKEVSQLVQEIDRITGNSNFNGVSLLKSASTVNFQIGVTSGESLTVSLSSNKASALGISGLSISTASKAGSALAVIKSAISTVSTNRANLGAYQNRLEHTINSLGVTSENLSASNSRIKDADMATEMTAFTKNQILVQAGTAMLAQANSAPQAVLKLLG from the coding sequence ATGGGAATGTTTATTAACACTAACGTTGGCGCAATCAACGCTAACCGCAACCTGAGCTTCAACAATACACAAATGGGTAAAACGATGGAAAAGCTGTCTTCCGGCTACCGCATCAACCGCGCTGCTGACGACGCTGCTGGCTTGGCTATCTCCGAAAAAATGATTTATCAAATCAACGGCTTGAACCAAGCTCAACGTAATGCTCAAGACGGAATCTCGCTCCTGCAAACGGCTGAAGGTGACTTGACTGAAGTTCACTCCATGCTGCAACGTATGAACACCCTGGCTAACCAAGCAGCGAACGGTACGTACCAAGATGAAGACCGTGCCAACCTGCAAAAAGAGGTAAGTCAGCTGGTTCAGGAAATTGATAGAATTACCGGCAACTCCAACTTTAACGGTGTATCTCTCTTGAAGTCTGCTTCAACCGTAAACTTCCAAATCGGCGTAACTTCCGGAGAATCGTTGACAGTTTCGCTTTCCAGCAATAAAGCATCGGCTCTTGGTATCAGCGGTCTTTCCATTAGTACTGCTAGTAAGGCAGGATCTGCTCTGGCAGTAATCAAATCTGCAATTTCCACTGTATCCACTAACCGTGCTAATTTGGGTGCTTACCAGAACCGTCTGGAACACACGATTAACAGCTTGGGCGTTACATCGGAGAACCTGTCCGCTTCCAACTCCCGTATCAAAGATGCTGACATGGCAACTGAAATGACCGCTTTCACTAAGAACCAAATTCTCGTACAAGCGGGTACTGCTATGCTGGCACAAGCCAACTCTGCACCACAAGCTGTATTGAAATTGCTCGGATAA
- the fliS gene encoding flagellar export chaperone FliS has protein sequence MASPNLAGYQAYQQNKYQTASPHRLTLMLYNGAIQFAGKAKQAITEGDISQTNKYIQKTQDIVYELMSALNQKEGGEIARNLKNLYFYMIERLIEANIKKNTASIDEVVAMLQELKSAWEEIGKGGTLGS, from the coding sequence GTGGCGTCACCCAATCTTGCAGGTTACCAGGCCTATCAACAAAATAAATATCAGACGGCATCCCCTCACCGATTAACTCTTATGCTATATAACGGAGCCATACAGTTTGCTGGGAAAGCCAAACAAGCTATTACTGAAGGAGATATATCCCAGACGAATAAATACATTCAGAAAACGCAGGATATTGTGTACGAGCTCATGTCTGCACTGAATCAAAAAGAGGGAGGGGAAATTGCCCGCAATCTGAAGAATTTGTATTTTTATATGATAGAGCGTCTGATTGAGGCCAATATTAAGAAGAACACGGCATCTATTGATGAAGTCGTGGCTATGCTGCAGGAATTAAAGTCCGCATGGGAAGAGATCGGAAAGGGTGGTACCCTTGGATCATAA